In Plasmodium vinckei vinckei genome assembly, chromosome: PVVCY_13, a single genomic region encodes these proteins:
- a CDS encoding pyridine nucleotide transhydrogenase, putative — protein MIKLIGLIVLFLHLIGHNHCRLNLRNNLSNYYDQINESSNNTRENSFQIKLPIINFPSENNIDYNDKKNDRKQEHTILMNNDKLEAPSYSFIPSLLNSIYLFSSICFILCLTGLNDHKTSKRGNVLGFIGVLSAIIVTFSQVGFGFRYELFFLIVTLATLIGLYIAHNVSMVHLPQLVALFHSFVGLAALLVGFSKFHSEYFENYEMNKIYLMEIYLGTFIGAITFIGSLVASGKLSGIIDSKSLQLKIKKLINIVNIVIIIILGYYFINIKTFYLKTICLYISLFVDLFLGFHLVASVGAADMPVLISVLNSYSGFSTVISGFLLHNNLLIISGSLIGSSGAILSYIMCVGMNRDIFNIILGGWDNYEINYDQKEGDIDNEFIENKDDHDEKKKNKLVNSTTHKYVAESLINAKNIVIVPGYGAAISKCQRELAQIYTILKSRNIQVNFGIHPVAGRMPGHLNVLLAEANIPYNVVKEMNEINSKISNVDLVLVVGANDIINPSSLDPKSKIYGMPVIEVWKSKKVIVLKRSLSTGYSSIDNPLFYFSNTHMLFGDAKHSTNQILTILNDYMGYGQSDFSMIKDSIINEDKKETSSLYSISDNNENNYDFEILMEEEYPKPRKIIGLVKDENDDLYVSRDILDENQTQSNDIDSKIQKSEVNLSMVPIIPHFIPKLRKLGFRILAEKNIGEKIQIQDEEYIKYGAEIVSRESIFSKSNIILKVDPPSEKFINKIESNTTLISYLWPSINQDLLKTAIEDHEDNNTKKSNITYIAIDEVPRFTKAQKLDVRSSMSNLQGYRAVVEAFFTLPRFSKYSITAAGKINPARVFVIGAGVAGLQSIITAKSMGSIVYAYDPRYTAEEEVKSCGGIFIKNPIKTYEENNVQDEEFIRMQNILFNKIIKKCDVLICSASILGKTSPKLVSTEMIKLMKRGSVAVDLSTEFGDKENNWGGNIECSVSNKNVIINGVHVLGRDKIERNMPLQASELFSMNMINLLEEMGGGLQFNVDMNNDIIKELVVVKDGNILYSPNKIVEDLTKSDSVFIKEIKEDIESYSKNTIIYPTGTRLIETFIESDFYFYISLLFVILFTFLIGTMFSQSDFHHLFLLVLSIIVGYFSVWSITPSLHTPLMSVTNALSGVIIIGSMIEYGNGFKSLSSILSMIATFLSAVNLSGGFYVTKRMLDMFVK, from the exons ATGATAAAACTCATTGGGTTaattgttttgtttttacaTCTGATTGGGCATAATCACTGTAGATTAAATTTAAGAAATAATCTAAGCAACTACTATGATCAAATAAACGAAAGTAGCAATAATACGAGAGAGAACAGTTTCCAGATAAAGTTAccaataattaattttccaTCTGAGAATAATATAgattataatgataaaaaaaatgatagaaAGCAAGAACATACGATTCTAAtgaataatgataaattagAAGCCCCGTCTTATTCATTTATACcatcattattaaattctatttatttgttttcgtctatatgttttatactATGTTTAACTGGATTAAATGATCATAAAACATCAAAGCGAGGAAATGTATTAGGGTTTATTGGTGTATTATCTGCAATAATAGTAACATTTAGTCAAGTTGGATTTGGATTTAgatatgaattattttttttgatagtTACTCTAGCTACATTAATAGGGCTATATATTGCACATAATGTTAGTATGGTTCATTTGCCTCAGCTAGTTGCATTGTTTCATAGTTTTGTTGGGTTAGCTGCTTTACTAGTTggattttcaaaatttcaTTCAGAATATTTTGAGAATTATgaaatgaacaaaatatatttaatggaGATATATTTAGGAACATTTATTGGCGCAATTACATTTATTGGTTCATTAGTTGCATCTGGGAAGTTAAGTGGAATAATTGATAGCAAGTCAttacaattaaaaattaaaaagttgataaatattgttaatattgttattattataatattgggatattattttataaatatcaaaacattttatttaaaaactatttgcttatatatttcattatttgtaGACTTATTTCTTGGTTTCCATTTAGTAGCATCTGTAGGTGCAGCAGACATGCCTGTTCTTATAAGTGTATTAAATTCATATTCTGGTTTTTCTACAGTAATAAGtggttttttattacataataATCTGTTAATAATATCAGGATCATTAATTGGTTCATCTGGAGCAATCTTATCTTATATTATGTGTGTAGGAATGAATAgagatatatttaatattatattaggTGGATGGGATAATTATGAGATAAACTATGATCAAAAAGAAGGAGATATAGACAATGaatttattgaaaataagGATGATCAcgacgaaaaaaaaaaaaataaattagtgAATTCAACAacacataaatatgttgCTGAAAGTTTGATTAATGCTAAAAACATAGTTATTGTACCAGGATATGGCGCAGCTATAAGTAAATGCCAAAGAGAATTAGCccaaatatatactattttaaAATCAAGAAATATCCAAGTAAATTTTGGTATACATCCAGTTGCCGGAAGAATGCCAGGACATTTGAATGTACTTTTAGCAGAGGCTAATATACCATATAATGTTGTTAAAGAGAtgaatgaaataaattcaaaaatatcaaaTGTTGATTTAGTTTTAGTTGTTGGAGCTAATGATATTATCAATCCATCTTCCTTAGATCctaaaagtaaaatatatggaatGCCAGTGATTGAAGTTTGGAAATCTAAAAAAGTTATTGTACTAAAAAGAAGTTTAAGTACAGGATATTCATCTATTGACAATccattgttttatttttcaaacacACATATGCTTTTTGGAGACGCTAAGCATTCAACTAATCAAATTTTGACGATCCTAAATGATTATATGGGTTATGGGCAGTCTGATTTTTCTATGATCAAAGATtctataataaatgaagaTAAGAAAGAGACAAGTTCTTTGTATTCCATTTCGGATAACAacgaaaataattatgattttgaaatattaatgGAAGAAGAATATCCAAAACctagaaaaataataggaTTGGTAAAggatgaaaatgatgattTATATGTAAGCAGAGACATATTGGATGAAAACCAAACACAGTCAAATGATATAGATAGCAAAATACAGAAATCAGAAGTTAATCTATCAATGGTTCCTATTATTCCACATTTCATTCCCAAGCTAAGAAAATTAGGTTTTAGAATATTGGCCGAAAAAAACATAGgagaaaaaatacaaatacaaGATGaggaatatattaaatacgGTGCTGAAATTGTTTCCCGTGAATCCATTTTTTCCAAaagtaatattatattaaaagtcGATCCACCAAGTGagaaatttataaataaaatagaaagCAACACTACATTAATTAGTTATTTATGGCCAAGTATTAATCAAGACCTTTTAAAAACAGCCATAGAAGATCATGAAGATAATAACACGAAAAAGAgtaatattacatatatagcTATTGACGAAGTTCCTAGATTTACTAAGGCACAAAAATTAGATGTTAGAAGTTCTATGAGTAATTTACAAGGGTATCGAGCTGTTGTAGAGGCATTTTTTACCTTGCCACGATTTAGTAAATATTCTATTACCGCAGCAGGGAAAATTAATCCTGCACGAGTTTTTGTTATTGGAGCGGGAGTAGCAGGGTTACAATCAATTATAACTGCAAAAAGCATGGGTTCTattgtatatgcatatgatCCTAGATATACAGCGGAAGAAGAAGTAAAAAGTTGTGGtggtatatttataaaaaatccaataaaaacatatgaaGAGAATAATGTACAAGACGAAGAATTTATAAGAatgcaaaatatattgtttaataaaattattaaaaaatgtgatgttttaatttgttcGGCTTCAATACTTGGAAAAACATCACCAAAATTGGTATCTACAGAAATGATCAAATTAATGAAGAGGGGTAGTGTAGCTGTTGATTTATCTACTGAATTTGGTgacaaagaaaataattggGGAGGAAATATTGAATGCTCTGTGTCTAacaaaaatgttattataaatgGAGTTCATGTGTTAGGAAGAGATAAAATCGAAAGAAATATGCCATTACAAGCATCggaattattttctatgaatatgataaatttattagaaGAAATGGGAGGAGGATTGCAATTTAATGTAGATATGaataatgatattataaaagaGTTAGTTGTTGTAAAAGAtggtaatatattatactcacctaataaaattgttgaAGATTTAACTAAGAGTGATAgtgtatttataaaagaaataaaagaagaTATTGAAtcttattcaaaaaatacaattatatatccTACTGGCACACGCTTAATTGAAACTTTTATCGAATCcgatttttacttttatatatctCTTCTTTTTGTAATCCTCTTTACTTTTCTAATTGGAACAATGTTTTCACAGTCAGATTTccatcatttatttttgcttGTTTTGTCTATTATTGTTGGTTATTTCTCTGTATGGTCAATAACGCCATCTCTCCACACACCTTTGATGTCTGTCACAAATGCG CTATCTGGAGTTATAATAATAGGAAGCATGATTGAATATGGAAACGGATTTAAAAGCTTAAGCTCAATTTTATCAATGATTGCTACATTTTTATCTGCTGTGAATTTATCAG gaGGATTTTATGTCACAAAAAGAATGCTTGATAtgtttgtaaaataa